Below is a window of Christensenella minuta DNA.
GAATATGAGGCGTTTTTGAAAGTTCTGGAGGAGAAATATCCGGATGTGAAGGTAGTGGTCCGGGAAACGGACGACACGGACTCTTTGAAGGCGATCCAAAGGACATATGAAATATTGGAGAAACATCCTGAAGTGGATTTTTTCTGGTCTATGGAAGGAGCAGGCGCGCCCGGCGTTGTGGAAGTTCTGAAGGAAAAGGACATGCTGGGCAAGGTCACGGTGCTCGGGACGGACGCCATGGAACCGATGTTGGACGCCATTGAAGCGGGAGAAGCATGGGGGTCGCTGGCACAGAACTTTTATAAAATGGGAAAACTCGCGGTAGAAAATGCGGTAAACCATATCAATGGCAACGACGTACCGGATACGACGGATTCGGGCTTCGTGTTTATTACGCAGGAAAACGTACAATCGTACCGGACGGAAAGCATTTTTTGAACAGAAAGAGGAGGAAGCACCATGGAAAGATTAAAGGACCGTAGTTCTGTAAAAAAGATCATAGGACAAATGACACTTGAAGAGAAGGCGGGCGCTTTGACCGGAGGGTCTCTTTTTTTCGGCACCGGGCTGGAAAAGTATGGGATACCGTCCCTGTATTTCCTGGACGGAGGCACGGGCGCAAATTATTTCCAGATGTATCTGGATTGCTTTTGCAAAAACCATAAAATGTCGACGGAAGGCGGCAGCGCACTTTTTGATATGAATTCGGAAGCGCAGGCTGTTCCCGAGCTGCTTGCGCTCGACGCGGACGAGCAGGCCGCGGCGCAGGCCGATGAGAAAACCCGCAAAGAAGTCGCCATGATGAAGGAAAAGATGAAGGCGTATATTCCCGGAGGCGTGATGCCGGGCTGCTTCCCTCCGGGATTTTGCTCGGGGCGACCTGGGACGGGGAAAACATCCGCAGGGTGGGCAGAGCGCTGGGAAAAGAAGCGAATTATTATGGCGTCGACGTACTGCTGGGAACGCCGAACGTCAATATCCACAGGGATCCCCTCGGCGGAAGATTATTTGAAGGATACTCCGAGGACCCCTGCCTGGTGGCACAGCTTGCCCCCGAGCTTGTAAAAGGCGTCCAGGAGGAGGGAGTACTTGCCAATCCCAAGCATTTTGCCGCCAATAACCAGGAAACGGACAGGAGGGGCGTGGACGAGACCGTACAGAAGCGCGCGCTGTACGAGATTTATTTCCCGGGTTTCAGGGCGTGCATCCAGGAGGGAAAAAGCAAGACGGTTATGAGCGCGTATAACGCAATCAACGGGGAATGCTGCGCGATGAACCGTTGGCTGCTGACGGACGTGCTCCGCGGCGAATGGGGCTTTGAGGGCTTCGTCGTTTCGGACTGGGGCGGCGCTTACGACCAAGCAGAGGCCCTGCGGGCCGGAAACGATTATGATATGCCGGGGCCGAGGAGTATAGCACCCATCGTAGAGGCTGTCAAAAGCGGACGGCTGCCGGAAAAAGTGCTCGATACTGCACTTGAGAGGGTTCTTAACATGATGTTGGAAGCTCCGGCAATGACGGGGAAAAAGACGGAAAAAATCGACATTGAGGATTCCCGGCAAGCTGCGTACGACGCGGCCAAGGAAGGCATCGTGCTGCTGAAGAACGAGGGAGGTACGCTTCCGTTTTCCACGGACGCAAATATCAGTTTCTTTGGAGGGAAAAGCAAAAAATTCATCGAGTCGGGCGGCGGCAGCGCGAACGTGATTACCGACCGGACCAGCAATGTCTATGACTGCAGCCGCACGATCGCGGGGGACGGGCGTGTGCGGTTCGGCGAGATTACGGACGATACGGACGCGGTTGTAGTAACGGTGGGCGTGATCGGCCAGGAGGGCTTTGACCGCGCATCGCTGAGTATAGACGCGGAAGATGAAAAGATGTTGAAGGAAACCCTGGAAGAGGCCAAGCGGTCCGGAAAGAAAACGGTTGTGATACTGAACGTGTGCGGGCCTGTGGACGTTAGGGAATTTATTGACGATACGGACGCGCTGCTGTGCGTGTTCATCCCCGGTATGGAAGGCGGCCGCGCGGCGGCGGACATCCTGTACGGCAGGGTGAATCCTTCGGGCAAGCTGCCGCTCACCTTTCCGAAGCGCTATGAAGACTGCCCGACCTATGGGAATTTCCCGGGCCGGGGCGCGAAGGTGATGTACGGCGAGGGCATTTTTGTGGGCTACCGTTATTACGACATGAAAAATATCGAGCCCATGTTCCCGTTTGGTTTTGGGCTTTCCTATACGCAATTCGGGATCGGCCACCTGCATTTGGACCGCGACTGTATGAACGTGGATAGGGAGGGCGACGACCTTTCCGCCACCGTGAAGGTGAAGAACACCGGCAGATGCGGGGGAAAAGAGGTCGTACAGCTTTATATCGCGCAGGAAAAACCGACATTGGTGAAACCGCCCAAGGAATTGAAGGCCTTCCGCAAGGTTTGGCTGGAACCGGGGGAGGAAAAGGAGATCACATTTACGGTCACCGCAGATATGCTGCAAAGCTATGACGACGGTACGGAAAAATGGCAGATCGAGCCAGGATATTACAAGGTGCTGGTGGGGAATTCTGCGCGGAATATCTGCGCGGAAGCGTCCTTTGAAGTAAAAGGATATAACCCTTACGGCGTGAACGAAGACACCCCGCTTGGGAAGCTTGTTATGATCCCGGGCGCGCTGGACGAACTGATGAAGCACTGCCCCGAGGGCAGGCTGACGCGCGAAAGCGTGGAACTCAGTATCCTTTTTGCGGCGACGGGAAAACTCAGCGAGTATTGGGACAAGGTGATCGCACCGGCAATGGAAGGCATTGGAGACGACGAAAAACAGCGGCGCTATGAGGCGATGCTGGCGGCGATGAACCGCTTCCATTAAGAGACGGACACGGTATGAAACGTTTGTGTAACCACAAAAACGAAAAATATTAGGAGGAAGAACAATGAAAAAAGCACTCATGGTAGTATTGGCGCTGGTGATCGTATGCGCATGCTTTCTGACGGCATGTGCAGGAACGCCGGCAGCGACGGAGGGAACGGCGGAAAGCTCCGCGCCGGCGGAAAGCGCGGCAGCGGGGAGCCCGGAGCCATCCGGCGAGGCAAGTGAAGAAGCGGCGGGAAGCGGCGGACAACTGCTGATCGGCCACAACAACATCCTGAAAGGGAACTATTCGGTCGATATTCTGGAAAACACGATCCAGGCGACCTGCGACGCGCTGGATATCGAATTGATGGTAACCAACGATGAAACGCAGGTGGAAAAATCCGTAACGAATGTGGACAACATGATTTCCGCGGGCGTGGACGGACTGATCTTTCTCGGCATGTCCGACACTTTGTTCCCGGTGATCGCTGAAAAGTGCGAAGCGGCGAACGTACCGTTTGCGATCGTCGACCACATCCCGGCGGACGACGTGGCGGCACAGCTTCAGGAAAGCCCGATGTATGTGGGCGGCGCCGTAACAGACGATTCTGTTACCGGCAAGACCATCGGCGAATATGCGGCGGCGCAGGGCTGCAAAAAGGCAATCGTCGTAACTGCCCTCAATACAGACCCGACGCACATCAAGCGTGTGGAAGGCTTTACGGAGGCGTTTGAAGCGGCAGGCGGAGAAGTTCTGGATGTCGGCTGGGGCGAACCCACGGTGGACAAAGCCCTGACCCGCGCGAACGACTTGCTGACGGCGCACCCGGACGTTGATTGCGTATATGGAACCAACGGCGACGTGGCCTCGGCAACGATCCAAGCTTTGGAAAAGCATCCCGAGGTAAGCGCGAAAATGTTTGCGACCGATCTTGACCCCGCTGTGCTGGAAGGCCTTGAAAGCGGCGTGGTAAGCGCGGCAAACGGTGCGCACTGGGTTGGCGGAGACTTTGCGGCAGAGCTGCTGATAAACTATCTGCAGGGAAATCCGATCAAGGATCCCGAAGGAAAAGCGCCCCTGTTTAAGGTAAGCGCGGCGGTACTCCCGAGCAGCCTTGTCGACCTTTACAATCAGTTCTGGATCAATTCGCAGCCGTTCTCCGATGAAGAGATGCAGGCAATGGTTGGCCCCGGCGTAACATACGATACATTCAACGATGCAATTTCAGGCTATACCGTGGAAAGCAGGCTGCAGGCAAAGGTAGACGCAGGACTGCTGACGCAGGAAGAACTGGACGCGGCCCTGGCAGGCTGACAAACAGGCAAAGATACGGCACGCCCTCCCGCGAGGCGAGGGCGCGCCTTGTATCGGTATTTGGTTCTCTTTCTGCGAAAGGAGCCGTAGGAGGGAGGTTGCTATGGGAAATACAGGCAGCGGCCGGATAAATTCCGAGCTACAGGCAAAGGCGGCAAGTGCGCAACGGAAAACGACGCTACTCGCGGTTGCCGCGATTGTCGTGATTTATATCATCTTGAGCGCAATCACGGAATGGAGGTTCCTGACCGCGTCTAATATGCTGGCGATCCTGACCAGCTCAATTGTGCCGGCCTTGGTGGTGCTGGGCTTTATCTTTATTTTTACATCGGGAATCATGGACCTTTCCACCGGGGCAATGATGATATTGGCAAGCAATGTAGGCGGCATTCTGGCCGTCCAACTGGGACTCGGTTATTTTGGACTTATCATAGGCGCGGTCGCGACGGCGATCGGGCTGGAATTGCTCAACGTAAAATTGATTCTGGTCACTAAGATACCGGCCTGGATCTTCGGGCTGGGGATGACGATGGTATATGAAGCGATCGGGGCGCTGTACAATGCATCGATGATCGCTGAGGGGACGCAATCGGTCTCGATTGGAGACCTTTACCGGGAGCTGGGCGCTCCGCCGGTGAACGTGATCGTGATTATGATATGCGTGGTCGTTGCGTTCCTGATCTACAACAGAACGAATCTGGGCTTTGGACTGCGCGCGGTGGGCAGCAACAGCTCCGTGGCCAAGATGATGGGGATAAATGTCAGCAAAACGGTATTGGCGGCAAGCGTTGTGGGCGCGATGTTCCTCGGGCTTGCCAGCGCGGTGAATATGAGCTTTGCGGGGCGCGTTGCGCCGACGACGGGGCTGGCGAGTATTTCGGTTATCTTTACGCCGCTGGCGGCTTTTCTGCTGGCCAAGGCGTTTGACCGTATCTTCAATATTACGGTGGGAGCGATTATCTGCGCCTTCCTGCTGACGTCGATTTTCAATGTTTTGACACTTCTCGGAGTGCCGTCCGGTACGTTGCAGCAGGTGTTCATGGGCGCCGCCGTAATTATCTGCGGCATCTTATCGCAAAGGAAATATAAGGGGGTAGTGCAATGAGCGGAACTGAAAAGGTTATTTTCCGTGCGGAACATATGAAAAAATATTTCGGCGCCACCCATGCGAACGACGACGTTTCCATTACGCTTGCGGCGGGCGAAGTGCGCGGGCTGATCGGAGAGAACGGTTCGGGAAAGTCGACGCTGATTTCCATGATCGCGGGGCTCGCCCCGAGGGACAGCGGGGAAATGACGATGAACGGCGCCGCCTACCTTCCCCAGAACCCGATCGATGCGGGCGATCATAAAATCGGTACGGTCGTCCAAGAGCTGGGACTTGTCGACGGGCTTCCGGTCGGTGTAAATATTTTCCTCGGCAGGACAAAACGTTTTGAAAAGGGCGGCGTACTGGATATGAAGGCGCTCTATCAGGCGGCGGCGGAACAGTTTGAACAATGGAATTTTCCAGTGTTCCCGGTACAGTCGCTGACGGGGTCCCTTTCCGTGGAAGAAAAAAAGATCGTGGAACTCATTCGTGCCCTTTCCATCGATCCGGACCTGCTGATCCTGGATGAGATCACACAGGCGCTTTCCCTAAATTACCGGGATATCCTGTTCGAGGTCATCAAAAAATTTAGGAACGATGGGAAAACGGTTTTAATGGTCACGCACGACGTGGAAGAAATGATCGAGGCAACGGACAGCATCACGATTATGCGGGACGGAAAAATTGTGGAGACATGCCAGTGCGACGACATTTCGCCGGACGACGTGAAGCGGATGATGGTAGGACGCGACCTTGAAGGAGACTATTACCGCAGCGACCAGGTGGAAAGCTATGAAGACGAAGTCGTCATGAGCGTCGAAGGTCTTACGAATGACGCGTTTGAAGGAGTCGGATTTGACCTGCACAAGGGCGAGATACTCGGATTCTGCGGGCTTTCGGGTGCGGGTATCCACGAGCTTGCGGAAACATTGTTTGCGGTTCGCCCGGCATGGTCGGGAACGGTCAGGATTACGAAAACGAATACCATAATTAAATCCCCGCGCCAGGCGATGCTGGAAAAGATGGGGTATGTTCCCAAGGACCGGGATAAGCAGGCGTTGATGGTCAGCGATTCGATCGAGGACAACGTATGCCTTGCAGCTGTAGATATGACACAGGGCAGGCTGGGCTTCCTGAGCCCCAGACGGCGGCGGGAGGTCAGCAACCGGGTCGTCAAAAAATTTGACGTGAAGACAAAAGGCATTACACAGGTAATCAGCGGCCTTTCCGGCGGCAACAGGCAGAAGGTCAATCTTGGCCGGTGGATGATCCAGGATAAGGAAGTGTTGATTTTGGACTGCCCGACGCGCGGTGTGGATGTAGGAGTCAAATCTTATATTTATCGTTCTATGATGGAAGCCAAAAAGCAGGGAGTCGCCATGATCGTCGTATCGGACGAGCTGCCGGAGCTGATCGGTATGGCGGATACCCTGATGGTGATGAAGGCCAGCCGGCTCGCCGCGGTTATGAAGAGGAGCGAAGTCTTCACGGAAGAAAAAATAATCGAGGTGATGCTGTGATGAAAAAAGATTTTTGGACGTTTTTTCAGCGGTTGTTCCCCTTTGTCGGCCTGATCGTTATCATTGTCATATTTACCATCATCAATCAGGGCAATATGTGGTCGGCGACCAATCTGCTTACGGTAATCAGCATTATGATTCCTCTTTGCCTGGGCGGCAGCGGAATGGTGTTTGTAGCGGCTCAGGGCAGTACGGATCTTTCCATGGGCTCGCTGGTCGCGCTATGCGGGACGATCGCCGGGATCGCGAGCATGTCGCTGGGCTTCTGGGCATTTATTGTAATTTCACTTGCGGTGGGCATTGGCGTAGGGATTCTAAACGGTGTAATTGTCAGCAAATGCAAGGTATCTTCCCTGATGGTGACGCTGGCGATGTTAATTGCGCTGCGTGCGCTGGTGGCGTTTATCACCAACGGGCAGGTGTTCTTTGTGGACCAGCAGATACTGATGCTGAACCGCATGGAGATTAAGCTGCCGATTTTCCTTGGGGTGATCGCCCTTATGTGGTACTTGTTTGAATATACAAAAATTGGATATTTTTCGCGCTGCATGGGCGAAAACCAGACGGTAGGCAAGTTTGCCGGGATATCGGTTGCAAAATACCAGATTTTGGGCTTTGCGCTTTCAGGAGCGATGGCCGGAATGATCGGGATATTTACGGTAGGCAGCATCGGTGGGATTTCCCCGACGATGGGCAACTTCCTTGAACTTCAGGTCATGATCGCGATGTTTGTGGGCGGCGTTCCCGTTACTGGCGGCGCGGGCAGCAAATTCTACAAGGTGGTCGTAGGCGCGCTGATGCTGGCGTTCCTGCAGAACGGCCTGACCGTAAGCCGCGTGAGCGCGGAGATGTCGGAATTGATCCAGGGGATCATTTTGATTTGCGTGGTGTTCTTCGGGCTGTTTGTACGCCAGAAATATATCCAGCGGCAGATCGCGCGGGAGTTGCAATAAACCAGTCCTCTTACTTCCTTTGGATGCACGGCGTTTTGCAGGGATAGCGCCGTGCATCTTTTTACAGCGGGTAAGGGGCGTAATGATAAAAACCATGTAAAAAGGCCGCTCAGAAAGAGCGGCCTTTTGTTGTATTCCGTTAGAGGCGCTTACTTTTTGCCGGAGAACCACTGGACGATGGTAATGATTCCGAAAACGATCAGGAAAATACCGAGCAGCGTCCCGAGGAAATTGGCGCCCGCCGCCATACAGATCAGCACGATAACGCCCAGGATTATGGTAATAATTGATAAAATCTTCGACGCTAAGCTGCTGTTCGGAGCAGTTGTAAGGCTGATTACGCCGTTTACGATCATCCAGATGCCGATAATCAGCGGCAGCACGATTCCCGCTGTCGGTCCGCGAAAGACGATCAGCAGGATACCAAGGATCGCCACGATTACGGGGATGGTGTAAGCGCCGAACACACCGGCATTCTCAGTGCGCTTACTGTAATTTGAGATAATCGTAATTACACCGTAAGCAATCATGATAATGCCGAGGATGAGGATAATGACCTCCATCCCGCCAACGGGGTTTGCAAGCAGGGCAATACCAATAATAAAAAGAATAATGCCCATAATCAGATTCAGGATATTGTTTTGTTTCATTTTAAAGTCCTCCATTTTCATTTAATGATTCGCACCCTATGATTAACCGCTCCGCGTTTGACGTAAACCATTTCATGAAATCTTTAATCTTTTTTGAATGCGAGACTGGAAATGGCGGAGCGCCGGACCGGAGTCTCTAAATTTTAATATTACAGAGATGACTGCCTAAAAATCTTTTTGCAAAGCGGAAAATCCGTAATTGTACCGAAGACGGAAAAATTAAAAATAGGCGCGTATCCGTTTATGGCGGAAGAGCGCGGTTACAAATGGAAACACAACCGGCGGGAGAGATATCCCGGAAATAAAACGAACAGGAATGGAGGCTCCAATATGTACAACGAAGAAAAGATCAACCGCTTGCAGGAAGACGTGGCAAGGGAACAGAAGAAGGCGGAAGAAAAGCTGGATAAGCTTGATTCCAAAATCAAAGTGGAAGAGCTCAAAGCACAGAAGAAACTGACGAAGCTCGAAAGCAAACGCGACGTTGAAATGAAGCTGGCCCAGAAAGATGCAGTTGAAATGAAAAACGATGCGCGCATCGAGCAGAAAACGCGCGAAACGGAAGCGGCCAGGGACGTCAGGCAAAATGTTAGCGGCGACACCCGCATGTAAAAAGGAGGAATGAATAATGGCACAGATGCAGACAGAGCATAAGACGGATAAAAGCGCTGGGGAAGTGATCGGCAGCGTATTGAGCCAGGCAAAGGACGGATTGATTTCATTTGGAGAGACGATCGCCAGCAAATCCAAAGAAATGGTGAACAACGCGAAGGTGAACGCACAGGTTGCGGCTCTTGAAAAGGAGAATGACGAGAACTATATCAAGCTTGGCAAGATGGTCCGCGAAAAAGAGGAATATACGGACGAGATGCGTGAGATCGGCAAGAAGATCGATGAAAATGAAAAGCAGATCGAGCAGATCGAAGCCCAGCAAAACGACGGCTCCGATGAAAGCGGACAGGATAGCAAGGATCTGGCGCAGGGAAGGGAAGACGATCATTCCAGTCCTAAGGAAGCAAAAGCGCAGGGAAACGGGGATGGCGGTAAGACTGAAGTAAAGATGTCCCGCAGCGAAGAACCGGCGAGCAGCGCCCAGGAAGACGTCAGCCGGCAATATAACGCCGCACCGGACCGGAATACAGACAAAGTGAAATCCGAACAGGTATATCACGAGTAAGCCGTCCGGCAGAAAAACAAGGACGTATACGCGGGCAATGCGCCGGCGTTTACAATAAAAAATGGAGGATTAAATTGATGGAAACAACGAAAAAAACAAAATCAACACCGCATAAGGACGTAGAAAAGAAAACGACAAAATATGCGGACGGCAGCAAAAAAACAGAAAAAACTGCGGCCAAAAAGAAGCTTGACGGCTCTACGAAAGTGACTCATAAAGTCGAAGCAAAATAAAGCGCCGTTTGGCACCTCTTGCCCCGTAAGGGGAAATAATGAAGCAGCTTCCGAAGCCGGGAAAAAATCCGGCGGCGGAAGCTGCTTTGATCGTTTCCCGCCGATTTAAAAATTTTCATAAAGGGCATCGAATGCTTGACAAATTAATATATTTCATGCTATATTCAACTTAGCAGTTCGGATGTAGTATTAATGATTTCACATATTTTGCAAGTCATTTATTACGGTAGATGCTTTGCGAAATATGTGTTTTTTGTTTCATGGCCGGGTTACAGCATGTTATGCCGGGGCAATAAGCTTGGGTGTTCGGCGGCGCCCGTACGTGGGTTATTATTATTAGGAGGTACTGGTTGATGAACAGCGGTACGGTAAAATGGTTCAATGCAGAAAAAGGATTTGGCTTTATCTCGGATGACAATGGCGGCGATGATGTATTCGTACACTTCTCGGCGATCCAGACTGATGGATATAAG
It encodes the following:
- a CDS encoding ABC transporter permease codes for the protein MKKDFWTFFQRLFPFVGLIVIIVIFTIINQGNMWSATNLLTVISIMIPLCLGGSGMVFVAAQGSTDLSMGSLVALCGTIAGIASMSLGFWAFIVISLAVGIGVGILNGVIVSKCKVSSLMVTLAMLIALRALVAFITNGQVFFVDQQILMLNRMEIKLPIFLGVIALMWYLFEYTKIGYFSRCMGENQTVGKFAGISVAKYQILGFALSGAMAGMIGIFTVGSIGGISPTMGNFLELQVMIAMFVGGVPVTGGAGSKFYKVVVGALMLAFLQNGLTVSRVSAEMSELIQGIILICVVFFGLFVRQKYIQRQIARELQ
- a CDS encoding cold-shock protein, with protein sequence MNSGTVKWFNAEKGFGFISDDNGGDDVFVHFSAIQTDGYKTLSEGQKVTYDTEQDTRDSSKIRAVNVCPV
- a CDS encoding sugar ABC transporter substrate-binding protein; protein product: MKKALMVVLALVIVCACFLTACAGTPAATEGTAESSAPAESAAAGSPEPSGEASEEAAGSGGQLLIGHNNILKGNYSVDILENTIQATCDALDIELMVTNDETQVEKSVTNVDNMISAGVDGLIFLGMSDTLFPVIAEKCEAANVPFAIVDHIPADDVAAQLQESPMYVGGAVTDDSVTGKTIGEYAAAQGCKKAIVVTALNTDPTHIKRVEGFTEAFEAAGGEVLDVGWGEPTVDKALTRANDLLTAHPDVDCVYGTNGDVASATIQALEKHPEVSAKMFATDLDPAVLEGLESGVVSAANGAHWVGGDFAAELLINYLQGNPIKDPEGKAPLFKVSAAVLPSSLVDLYNQFWINSQPFSDEEMQAMVGPGVTYDTFNDAISGYTVESRLQAKVDAGLLTQEELDAALAG
- a CDS encoding sugar ABC transporter ATP-binding protein, producing the protein MSGTEKVIFRAEHMKKYFGATHANDDVSITLAAGEVRGLIGENGSGKSTLISMIAGLAPRDSGEMTMNGAAYLPQNPIDAGDHKIGTVVQELGLVDGLPVGVNIFLGRTKRFEKGGVLDMKALYQAAAEQFEQWNFPVFPVQSLTGSLSVEEKKIVELIRALSIDPDLLILDEITQALSLNYRDILFEVIKKFRNDGKTVLMVTHDVEEMIEATDSITIMRDGKIVETCQCDDISPDDVKRMMVGRDLEGDYYRSDQVESYEDEVVMSVEGLTNDAFEGVGFDLHKGEILGFCGLSGAGIHELAETLFAVRPAWSGTVRITKTNTIIKSPRQAMLEKMGYVPKDRDKQALMVSDSIEDNVCLAAVDMTQGRLGFLSPRRRREVSNRVVKKFDVKTKGITQVISGLSGGNRQKVNLGRWMIQDKEVLILDCPTRGVDVGVKSYIYRSMMEAKKQGVAMIVVSDELPELIGMADTLMVMKASRLAAVMKRSEVFTEEKIIEVML
- a CDS encoding ABC transporter permease; this translates as MGNTGSGRINSELQAKAASAQRKTTLLAVAAIVVIYIILSAITEWRFLTASNMLAILTSSIVPALVVLGFIFIFTSGIMDLSTGAMMILASNVGGILAVQLGLGYFGLIIGAVATAIGLELLNVKLILVTKIPAWIFGLGMTMVYEAIGALYNASMIAEGTQSVSIGDLYRELGAPPVNVIVIMICVVVAFLIYNRTNLGFGLRAVGSNSSVAKMMGINVSKTVLAASVVGAMFLGLASAVNMSFAGRVAPTTGLASISVIFTPLAAFLLAKAFDRIFNITVGAIICAFLLTSIFNVLTLLGVPSGTLQQVFMGAAVIICGILSQRKYKGVVQ
- a CDS encoding HdeD family acid-resistance protein yields the protein MKQNNILNLIMGIILFIIGIALLANPVGGMEVIILILGIIMIAYGVITIISNYSKRTENAGVFGAYTIPVIVAILGILLIVFRGPTAGIVLPLIIGIWMIVNGVISLTTAPNSSLASKILSIITIILGVIVLICMAAGANFLGTLLGIFLIVFGIITIVQWFSGKK
- a CDS encoding glycoside hydrolase family 3 C-terminal domain-containing protein yields the protein MLGATWDGENIRRVGRALGKEANYYGVDVLLGTPNVNIHRDPLGGRLFEGYSEDPCLVAQLAPELVKGVQEEGVLANPKHFAANNQETDRRGVDETVQKRALYEIYFPGFRACIQEGKSKTVMSAYNAINGECCAMNRWLLTDVLRGEWGFEGFVVSDWGGAYDQAEALRAGNDYDMPGPRSIAPIVEAVKSGRLPEKVLDTALERVLNMMLEAPAMTGKKTEKIDIEDSRQAAYDAAKEGIVLLKNEGGTLPFSTDANISFFGGKSKKFIESGGGSANVITDRTSNVYDCSRTIAGDGRVRFGEITDDTDAVVVTVGVIGQEGFDRASLSIDAEDEKMLKETLEEAKRSGKKTVVILNVCGPVDVREFIDDTDALLCVFIPGMEGGRAAADILYGRVNPSGKLPLTFPKRYEDCPTYGNFPGRGAKVMYGEGIFVGYRYYDMKNIEPMFPFGFGLSYTQFGIGHLHLDRDCMNVDREGDDLSATVKVKNTGRCGGKEVVQLYIAQEKPTLVKPPKELKAFRKVWLEPGEEKEITFTVTADMLQSYDDGTEKWQIEPGYYKVLVGNSARNICAEASFEVKGYNPYGVNEDTPLGKLVMIPGALDELMKHCPEGRLTRESVELSILFAATGKLSEYWDKVIAPAMEGIGDDEKQRRYEAMLAAMNRFH